The nucleotide window GCCCCGACCCTGAAACGCCGCTCGAAGAGACGATGGGCGCGCTCGCCGAAGCGGTGCGGCAGGGCAAAGCCCTCTACGTCGGCATCTCCTCGTACTCCGCCGCCGACAGCAGCCGCGCCGCCGAGATCCTCGCCGATCTCGGGGTGCCGCTCACGATCCACCAGCCCTCGTACTCGATCCTGAACCGGTGGATCGAGACCGACGGGCTGCTCGATGCGGCAGGCGACGCGGGCTTCGGCATCATCGGCTTCGCCGCCCTCGACGGGCCGGCGTTCACCGAGTCCGACCTCGCCCGCATCGACGAGCTCGGCGGCGACGCCGGCGTCGACCTGTGGGCCGGGGCCCGCGAGGGCGGCGGGCTGCCGAGGCTGCGCGCCTGAGCCCCGACGCCGCGGGCGGCGGCCCAGAGCCGCTGCGCGAGTGGATGCCGCGGGCCACGGCATCCGCACCCGCTCAGATCTCGGGGTCGACCAACGCCTCGAGCACCGTGTCGTGCAGGAGCCCGTTCGTGGCGAGGGAACTGCCCTCCCACGGGCCGGGTACGCCGTCGATCGAGCTGAAGCGGCCACCGGCCTCCTCCACGATCGGGATGAGCGCGGCGAGGTCGTACGGCTTCACGTCGAACTCGCCCGTGATGTCGATGAGACCCTCGGCCAGCAGCATGTACGACCACATGTCGCCGTACGCCCGGTCGCGCCACACCCGCTCCGAGAGCGCCAGCAGGCGGTCGAGGTACCCGGCATCGCGCCACTGCGCGAGGCTCTGGAAACTGAGCGACGCGTCCTCGAGGCGCTCGACGCCGGAGACCCGCAGACGGCGCGCCCCGGGCACCGCGGGGCGCTCGGCGGCCTCGCCCGCGGCATCCGCACCCGACCCGCTCGCGCCCGCTTCGGCGGCCGACTCGACCGTCCAGGCGCCCGCCGCACGCGACGCCCACCAGCGCCGCCGCATCGCCGGAGCCGACACGACGCCGACGACCGGCACCCCCTCGATCGCGAGCGAGACGAGCGTCGCCCACACGGGCACGCCGCGCAGGAAGTTCGCCGTGCCGTCGATGGGGTCGATGATCCACTGCCTGGAGGCGCTGCCGGCGATGCCGAACTCCTCGCCGAAGACGCCGTCGGCGGGGCGGGTTTCGGCGATGCGCTCGCGGATCGCGCGCTCGACGGCCAGGTCGGCCTCGGTGACGGGGGAGCGGTCGGGTTTCGTGCGGATGTCCAGGCCCGCGTCGCGGAAGTGCCGCATGGAGATCGAGTCGGCGAGATCGGCCAGTTCGAGGGCGAGGGCGAGGTCTGCGGCGTGGTCGGCGGTCACGGAATCAGGCTACTCGCTCGCGTGACCGCCGTACTCGCCGCCGATTCGCGCAAGGCCGCTCGAACTGCTAATGTTGTCCCTCGGTTCGGTTCTTCCGAATTCCGCACCTCTAGCTCAATCGGCAGAGCAACTGACTCTTAATCAGTGGGTTCTGGGTTCAAGTCCCAGGGGGTGCACCACGAGCCCCGCTTCCCCGGAAGCGGGGCTTTTCGCGTTGCCGCCCTCAGTCGTCGGCGCCGCGGGCGATGAGGGCCTCGCCCATCGCATCGGCGGCCTGCAGGGCGCGGAGGACGACGGGGACTGCGACCGCACGCAGCGAGCCTTCGGCGCCGCGGGCGCGGCGGGCCTCGAGCACGGCGTGCACGATCTCGGCGATGAGGGGGACCGCGCGGATCGTCATCGCCAGCAGCAGTCCGATCCGCTCGGCGTCGACGCGGGGCACCCGCGACAGGCCGCGTTGCACGGCGTCGAGCATGTCGCCGACGCGGGTGGTAAGGGTGACGAGGGCGGCCAGGGCGACGCAGACGGCGATGCGGAGGGCGACGGTGACGGCGTGTTCGAAGCCCGTGAAGATCCAGTTGATCGGCAGGGTGATCGCGACGATCCAGGCGAGGGGTCGCAGCTGACGCCAGAGTGCGGATGCCGGGATGCGGGCGAGGGCGAAGAGCGCCGCCGTGAAGACCGCACCGCCGGCCAGCCACGGCCAGCCGGGCGCTGCGGCGGCGAGCACGACGAGCACGGCGAGGGCGGGCAGCTTCGCGCCGGCCGGCATCCGGTGGAGCACCGAGGTGCCGGGCACGTACATCCCGATCATGCGATGCGGGCCTCGTAGGCGGCGAGGGCGGCGGCCGGGCGGTCGTCGGCGACGATGCGGCCGCCGTCGACGACGAGCACCCGGTCGAAGCCGGCGACGGCGTCCAGGCGGTGGGTGACCATGACGAGCTGCTCGTCGAGTTCCGCGAAATGCTCCTCGATGAGGCGGGCGTTGCGGGCGTCGAGGAGGGTCGTCGGTTCGTCGGCGACGAGGACGGCGGGGCGGGCGACGAGCACGGCCGCCAGGGCGAGCAGCTGCTTCTGCCCGCCGGAGAGGCGGTGGGCGGGGCGTTCGGCGAGGGGTGAGAGGCCGAAGCGGTCGAGCGCGGCATCCACTCGGGCGTCGGACTCGGCCCGGGGCAGGCGCAGCTTCCGCAGCGAGAACGCGACGTCTTCGCGCACGGTCGGCATCACGATCTGGTGGTCGGGGTTCGTGAACACGAAACCGACGCGGCGGCGCACCTCGCGGCCGCGGCGGGCGACGTCGAGACCGTCGACGGCGACGCTGCCCGCGGCGGGCGCGACGAGGCCGTTGATCATGCGGGCGAGGGTGGACTTGCCGGAGCCGTTCGCGCCGACGATGCCGATGCGCCGTTCCGTGAGGCGGAGCGAGACGTCGTGCAGCACCGGCACGCCGTCGTAGTCGTGCGAGACGGCGTCGAAGACGATCTCGCTCATGCGCGCCCGGCGGTCTCGGGTGCGGATGCCGACTCGCGCTGCTCCGGCTGGGCTCGCCGCGGGGCTCGGCCGAGCATGCCCGGGCGGGCGCGGTGCACCGCGGCGGCCACGAGGGCGGCGACGACGGCCTTCACGAGGTCGCCGGGCAGGAATGCGAGGTTCACGCCGATCGCCGCCGGCAGCGGCATGCCGGTGACGGCGGCCATCCACGGCACGCCGACGGCGTAGACGACGCCGACGCCGCCGATCAGGGTCGCGGCCAGCAGCGGCCAGACCCCGCGCCACGGCAGGCGCGCGGCGAGGAGGCCGGCGACGAGGGCGCCGGGGATGAAGCCGAGGAGGAACCCGCCGCTCGGGCCGGCGAGCACGCCGAGGCCGGCGGATCCGCCGGCGAGGATCGGCAGCCCCGCGAGGCCGAGGGCGACGTACACGACGACGGCGAGGGTGCCCTCGAGGGGCCCGAGCACGACGGCGGCGAGCATGACGCCGAGGGTTTGCAGGGTGATCGGCACGCCGAAGCCGATGGGCACGGCACCGGGCAGCGTGAGGGCGGCGATGAGAGCGGCGAAGACGGCGATGCGGGCGATGCGAGCGGCGCCGAGGCCGGTTCGGGTGGCGGTCATGCGATCACGCTACGAGCACGGGGCGGGCGGATGCGGCTGCGGCGGTCCAAGAATCGGGGTGCGGTTTTGGACGCGGGCCGGGCTCGCGCGTGTTCTCCGGCGTGTCGCGGGTGCGGATGCCGGGGGCGGGCGCCTCCGGCGGCGTGCGGATGCCGGGCCGCGCCCGTCAGGCGGCGAGCGCGTCCTGTTCGTCGGCGAGCTCGGCGGCTTCGGCGGCCTCGGCTCCCTCGGTGAGCGCGGCGATCCCGGTGTCGAGCGCGGCACCGGCATCCACGGGCTCGGCCCAGACGACGAGGGGGGCGGGGTTCCAGCTCATGGCGATGGGTTCTGCGCCGGCGGGGGCGACGACGGCGTCGCGTTCGGCGAGCATCGCGCGGGTGAGGTCGGCGGCGATCTGGTGGGTGAGCATGGCCTGGAAGATGCGGTCGGTGTCTTCGCCGCTGCGGCGCACGAGGCTCCAGTCGCCGTCGGGGCCGATGAAGCGGACGAGTCTCGCGTAGAGCTGCTCGAAGACCTGCTCGCCGTTCAGATCGGCGAGGGGTGCGTGCGCGGGGGCGGGAGCGGCAGCCTGCGCGGCGGCCTTTCTGCGGAGCAGCCGACGGAACATCGGGGCCTCTCGGTGTCGGGGTGGTGCTCGGTTCGGGATCCAGTCTCGCCCGGGGGCGCCGTCGCCGCGGCCGACACGCCGCGGGCCGGGTCAGTCCTCCAGGCGGCCCTGCTTGGACTCTTCGGCGACGGTGCCGATCGCGATCGCGAGACTCGCCGCCCAGGATACCCACATGAGCAGCAGCCGCCAGTCGCGCGGCCCGCTCACGGTCGAGCGCACGACGCCGATGCCGCTGAAGATCGCGCTGATGACGGCTCCGCTGAACAGGTACTTGCGCATGTGCCTACGCTACCCGGCGGGGACGCCGGTGCTGAGGGCCCGCTGGGAATCCGGGCGAATCTGACCGATCGGACAAGAGCTGACCGATCGGTCAGATAGCATCGTCGGCATGAGCGATCAGGAGACGGCCCCCACGGCCCGCGACGACCTGCGCGCCGCCGCGCTCGAACGCTTCGCGACCGACGGCTACACGGCGACGAGCCTGCAGCACATCGCCGACGCGGCCGGCTACGCCAAGTCGAACGTGCTCTACCACTTCGGCACGAAAGAGGCCGTGCTGGATGCCGCGATCGGCCCGGCCGTCGAGGCCCTCGAACACCTCGTCGACCGGCTCGTGGATGCCGAAGGCGCAGCCGAGGCGACCATCGCAGCCTTCGTCGACTTCCTCTTCGAATACCGCCTCGCCGTCACGATCGTGGTCAACCAGGGCTCCTCCCTCGGCGGCATCCCCATCATCGACCGCGCCGCCGACGCGATCCGGCGCCTGGCCGTCGGCATCACCGCCGACGGCGGCGACCCCATGCGGCATCTGCGCTTCGGCGTCGCCCTGGCCGGCGCCACCTATGCCCTCGTCGCCGGCGCCACCTTCATCCCCGACCCGATCGACGAGGGCGAGGCGCCGCGCGCGGCCCTCGTCGAGATCCTCACCGAACTCCTGCGCCGCGACGCCGGATAGGCAGCCCCCGCGCATCCACCCCGACCGGCATCCGACCCCCGATTGGCCACCGTGACCCTCTTCCTCCACCGCCTCGGCCGCTCCGCCTTCCGCCGCCCCTGGCTCGTCATCGGCATCTGGGCGCTCGCCCTGGCCGCCCTCCTCGGCGCCGGCTTCGGCCTCGGCGGCAAACTGCAGGAGTCCTACGCGATCCCCGGCACGGAATCGCAGACCGCGATCGACCGGCTCGCCGCCGTCTTCCCCGAGACCGCCGGTGCCGCAGCCCAGGCCGTCGTCGAAGCGCCCGAGGGCGCATCCGTCGAAGACGCGCCAGCGCGCGAGGCGATCGAGTCGCTCGCCGGCGCCCTCCGCGACATCGACGGCGTCGCCCAGGTGCTCGCCCCCTTCGACGAGTACGCCGGCGACCAGGTCTCGGCCGACGGGCGCACCGCCTACCTGCAGATCCAGTTCGACGGCCAGGCGGTGGATCTTCCGGCGTCCGCCGTCGACGACGTCACCGCGACCGCCGCGATCGCCGAAGACGCCGGCCTCGGCATCGCCTACGGCGGCGAGGTCTTCCGCGACACCGGATTCGGCCTGACCGTCACCGAGGTCTTCGGCGTGCTCTTCGCCGCCGTGGTCCTGCTCATCACCTTCGGCTCGCTGCTGTCGGCCGGCATGCCGCTGGCGAGCGCCCTCGTCGGCGTCGGCGTCGCCTTCGGCGGCATTTCGATCGTCTCGGCGATGACGACCGTCTCATCCACCGCGCCCATGCTCGCCGTCATGATCGGCTTGGCCGTCGGCATCGACTACGCCCTGTTCATCCTCTCGCGCCACCGCACGCAGCTGGCCCGCGGGCAGCGGCCGGAAGACTCCGCGGCCGAGGCCGTCGCCACCGCCGGCGGCGCCGTCGTCTTCGCCGGCATCACCGTCATCATCGCCCTGCTCGGCCTTCTCGTCGTCGGCATCCCCTTCCTCAGCGTCATGGGCGTGGCCGCCGCCGCGACCGTCCTCGTCGCAGTCCTCGCCGCGATCACCCTGCTGCCCGCGCTCCTCGGACTCGCCGGCGACCGGCTCGCCCCCAGGCAGGGCGGCCGCGCCTGGCGGCGCGCGAACGCCGATCCCGACGCCGGCCGGCGCACCATGGGCCGGCGCTGGGCGGACCTGCTGCTGAAGGCGCCGGCGATCCCCGTCGTCCTCGTCGCCGGCATCCTCGGCACCGCCGCCGTACCGGCCCTCTCGCTCGACCTGAACCTGCCGAGCGGGGAGACCGAACCGGCCGGTTCGACCCAGCGCGAGGCCTACGAGATGATCGCCGACGGCTTCGGCCCCGGCTACAACGGCCCCCTCATCGTCGCCGTCGACATCACCCAGACCACCGAGGTCTTCGAGGATCTGGACGACATCGCCGAGCGCATCCGCGGCCTCGACGGCATCGCCTACGTCGGCGACGGCCTGCCGAACCCGAGCGTCGACACCGCCATCATCCAGGTGATGCCGGAAACGGCCCCCGACGCCCCCGAGACGAAGGCGCTCGTCGAAGCGATCCGCGAGCTCGCCCCGGGCATCGACGCGGACCTCGGCACGCCCATCGCGGTCACCGGGTACACGGCGGTCGCCATCGACATCTCCAACCGCCTGAGCGATGCGCTCGTCCCGTTCGCCCTCATCGTCGTCGGACTGTCGGTCGTGCTGCTCATGATCGTGTTCCGTTCGGTGTTCGTGCCGGTGAAGGCGGCGGTCGGCTTCCTGCTTTCGGCGTTCGGGGCGATCGGGGCGACGGTCGCGGTGTTCCAGTGGGGCTGGTTCGCCGACGTGCTGCACGTCGAGCCGGGCCCGATCCTGTCGTTCCTGCCGATCCTGCTGCTCGCCGTGCTCTTCGGTCTCGCGATGGACTACGAGGTCTTCCTCGTCTCGGGCATGCGCGAGGAGTTCGTGCGGCACGGCCGGGCCCGGGAAGCCGTGCGGCACGGTTTCCAGCACGCCGCGCGGGTCGTCACGGCCGCGGCCCTCATCATGTTCTTCGTCTTCATCGCCTTCGTGCCCGAGGGTTCCGGCGTCATCAAACCGATCGCCTTCGCCCTGGCCGTCGGGGTCGCCTTCGACGCCTTCCTCGTGCGGATGACGCTCGTTCCGGCGGCGATGGCGCTCGCCGGCCGCGGCGCCTGGTGGCTGCCGAAACGGCTCGCGCGCATCCTGCCGAACGTCGACATCGAGGGCGAGGGCCTTCGCGGCCACCTGGGCGCGGCCGCCTGGGCTGCCGGGCGACCCGCGGCGATCACGATCGAAGCCGGCCGATTCGGCGACGAGGCGGCCGGGATCGGCCCGATCGACGTCGAGGTGCCCGAGCACGGGCTCCTGCGCCTCGGCGGCGAGCCGGCCGCCAGACGCATCGTCGCGGCGACCCTCGCCGGGCGTCTTGCGCCGGCCGGCGGCCGCATGCAGGTGCTCGGGATGCCGCTGGGCTCCGATTCGGCTCGCGTCGCTCGCCGTACGGCGATGGCCGATGCGGGGGCGGACGCCGGCGGTCTCAGCGTCCGCGAGCTCGTGGCCGCACGAGTGGATGCCGCCGGCCCCTGGTACCGGCTGGCACCCCCGCGCCGCGAGGTCGACGCGTGGATCGCCCGCGCCGCCGAGGCGTCGGGTGCCCCGATCGACCCGGACGCCGCCGTCGCCTCCCTCGGCGCGATCGCCCGGGCGGCCGTGCTCGCCGCCGCCGCGCTCGCCGAGCACCCCGGACTGCTCGTCCTCGACGTCGGAGAGGCGCCGCCGCGAACCGGGCGCTACGACGACGCCCTCGAGCGGATGCTCTCGCGCCTCGTGCCGGCGGGCACGGCGCTGGTCCTGGCCGCCGGCCGCTTCGACCCGCACGACGGCGCCGCCTTCGGCAGGCCCATGCGTGTGGTCGAACTCGACGCCGCACCCCGAAA belongs to Agromyces archimandritae and includes:
- a CDS encoding inositol monophosphatase family protein encodes the protein MTADHAADLALALELADLADSISMRHFRDAGLDIRTKPDRSPVTEADLAVERAIRERIAETRPADGVFGEEFGIAGSASRQWIIDPIDGTANFLRGVPVWATLVSLAIEGVPVVGVVSAPAMRRRWWASRAAGAWTVESAAEAGASGSGADAAGEAAERPAVPGARRLRVSGVERLEDASLSFQSLAQWRDAGYLDRLLALSERVWRDRAYGDMWSYMLLAEGLIDITGEFDVKPYDLAALIPIVEEAGGRFSSIDGVPGPWEGSSLATNGLLHDTVLEALVDPEI
- a CDS encoding energy-coupling factor transporter transmembrane component T family protein, whose protein sequence is MIGMYVPGTSVLHRMPAGAKLPALAVLVVLAAAAPGWPWLAGGAVFTAALFALARIPASALWRQLRPLAWIVAITLPINWIFTGFEHAVTVALRIAVCVALAALVTLTTRVGDMLDAVQRGLSRVPRVDAERIGLLLAMTIRAVPLIAEIVHAVLEARRARGAEGSLRAVAVPVVLRALQAADAMGEALIARGADD
- a CDS encoding energy-coupling factor ABC transporter ATP-binding protein, which gives rise to MSEIVFDAVSHDYDGVPVLHDVSLRLTERRIGIVGANGSGKSTLARMINGLVAPAAGSVAVDGLDVARRGREVRRRVGFVFTNPDHQIVMPTVREDVAFSLRKLRLPRAESDARVDAALDRFGLSPLAERPAHRLSGGQKQLLALAAVLVARPAVLVADEPTTLLDARNARLIEEHFAELDEQLVMVTHRLDAVAGFDRVLVVDGGRIVADDRPAAALAAYEARIA
- a CDS encoding biotin transporter BioY yields the protein MTATRTGLGAARIARIAVFAALIAALTLPGAVPIGFGVPITLQTLGVMLAAVVLGPLEGTLAVVVYVALGLAGLPILAGGSAGLGVLAGPSGGFLLGFIPGALVAGLLAARLPWRGVWPLLAATLIGGVGVVYAVGVPWMAAVTGMPLPAAIGVNLAFLPGDLVKAVVAALVAAAVHRARPGMLGRAPRRAQPEQRESASAPETAGRA
- a CDS encoding TetR/AcrR family transcriptional regulator, which codes for MSDQETAPTARDDLRAAALERFATDGYTATSLQHIADAAGYAKSNVLYHFGTKEAVLDAAIGPAVEALEHLVDRLVDAEGAAEATIAAFVDFLFEYRLAVTIVVNQGSSLGGIPIIDRAADAIRRLAVGITADGGDPMRHLRFGVALAGATYALVAGATFIPDPIDEGEAPRAALVEILTELLRRDAG
- a CDS encoding MMPL family transporter; this encodes MTLFLHRLGRSAFRRPWLVIGIWALALAALLGAGFGLGGKLQESYAIPGTESQTAIDRLAAVFPETAGAAAQAVVEAPEGASVEDAPAREAIESLAGALRDIDGVAQVLAPFDEYAGDQVSADGRTAYLQIQFDGQAVDLPASAVDDVTATAAIAEDAGLGIAYGGEVFRDTGFGLTVTEVFGVLFAAVVLLITFGSLLSAGMPLASALVGVGVAFGGISIVSAMTTVSSTAPMLAVMIGLAVGIDYALFILSRHRTQLARGQRPEDSAAEAVATAGGAVVFAGITVIIALLGLLVVGIPFLSVMGVAAAATVLVAVLAAITLLPALLGLAGDRLAPRQGGRAWRRANADPDAGRRTMGRRWADLLLKAPAIPVVLVAGILGTAAVPALSLDLNLPSGETEPAGSTQREAYEMIADGFGPGYNGPLIVAVDITQTTEVFEDLDDIAERIRGLDGIAYVGDGLPNPSVDTAIIQVMPETAPDAPETKALVEAIRELAPGIDADLGTPIAVTGYTAVAIDISNRLSDALVPFALIVVGLSVVLLMIVFRSVFVPVKAAVGFLLSAFGAIGATVAVFQWGWFADVLHVEPGPILSFLPILLLAVLFGLAMDYEVFLVSGMREEFVRHGRAREAVRHGFQHAARVVTAAALIMFFVFIAFVPEGSGVIKPIAFALAVGVAFDAFLVRMTLVPAAMALAGRGAWWLPKRLARILPNVDIEGEGLRGHLGAAAWAAGRPAAITIEAGRFGDEAAGIGPIDVEVPEHGLLRLGGEPAARRIVAATLAGRLAPAGGRMQVLGMPLGSDSARVARRTAMADAGADAGGLSVRELVAARVDAAGPWYRLAPPRREVDAWIARAAEASGAPIDPDAAVASLGAIARAAVLAAAALAEHPGLLVLDVGEAPPRTGRYDDALERMLSRLVPAGTALVLAAGRFDPHDGAAFGRPMRVVELDAAPRKELAR